In the genome of Caldisphaera lagunensis DSM 15908, the window TATAAATGTTAAGACTGATGATTTCCATAATTTTGTTAATTTATTACATGATGAATTGATAGGTGATAATTTATGAAGTTTAATGTTGTTGTAGTTGGGTCAACTGGATTAGTGGGACAAAGGCTTGTCTCTATGCTATCAAAACATCAATGGTTTAATTTAATAGGCATTACTGCATCAAAGGATAAGGCAAATAAGAAATATAAAGATGTAGTAAAATGGAGCCTAGAAAATAAAATGCCAGAAAACGTTGAAGAAATGATAGTATACGATACAAATATTGAAAATATAAATAACTTAAAACCAGATATTGTATTTACATCACTTCCTACTGATATCTCAAAGGATTTCGATATTCAACTAGTAAAGCAAGGTTACGTTGTTATATCTCATGCGAGCAATAATAGGATGGATAAAGATGTACCTCTTTTAAATCCTGAAGTTAATGCAGATCACATAAATGTCTTAAAATTACAAGCTAATAGATGGAAGGGAAGATTAATTAAGGTACCTAATTGTGCAACTTCTATTTTAACTTTGGCATTAAAACCCATTTATGATAACTTTGGTTTGCGCCATGTTTTTGTATCAACAATGCAGGCTTTATCTGGGGCTGGAATTAATGGTGTTTCATCAATGGCCATCCTAGATAACATTATACCTTATATTGAACATGAAGAAGAAAAAATTGAGAATGAAAGTTTAAAAATACTTGGAGAATTATCAAATGAAAGTATAAAACCAAATGAAAGTTTTTATGTATCAGCTTCAGTCCATAGAGTTAATGTACTAGAAGGACATTTAGAAAGCGTTTTCTTAAAGACTGATAATGATGTTAGTGTTGAAGAGATTAAGAAGAGTTTAATTGAATTTAAAGAAAATAAAATAAAGAATTTAAATTTGCCAACTAAACCATCTCAACCTATAATTGTTAGAAATGAAATAGATAGACCACAACCAAGATTGGATAGAAATGAAGGAAATGGAATGAGTATAGTAGTAGGAAGAATTAGGAAGGATAATAGAAATTGGATCAAATTTAATGTTTTAGGTCATAATACAATAAGAGGAGCAGCTGGTAATGGAGTTTTAATAGGAGAACTTGTTGCAAAAAATTACAATGATATTATTCAATAATTAAATATACTGGAGCATGATCTGAACCCATAATTTTATCCATGATATCGCAATCCTTAACCCTTTTAACAATATCACTTGAAACAACACAATAATCTATTCTCCACCCTATGTTCTTTTCTCTAGCATGGAATCTATAACTCCACCATGAATATCTATTGGGTTCTTTATGAAATATTCTAAACGCATCTATATAACCTAATTCTAAAAAGTGCGTCATCCAATCCCTTTCCTGTTGAGTAAAGCCTGGATTGTTAACATTATCTTTTGGTCTTGCTATATCAATTTCTTTATGGGCAACATTAAAATCTCCGCAAATGATTTTAGGTTTTTTTAGACTACTTAAGAATTTTTCCATTTGACTGTTAAAACTAAGCTTGTAATCTAATCTAGTTAAACCATGCTGAGCATTGGGAAAATATGAATTAATAACGTAAAATTCATCAAATTCTAATGTTATATTTCTTCCTTCAGAATCGAATTCTTCATTCCCTATTCCAAATAAAACATTTTTTGGCTTTATTTTTGTCATTGTTAATGTTCCAGCATAACCTTTTCTTTTTGCTGGATATATATAAATTTCATACCCTAGATTTTGCAATTCATCTGGTATTGTATCTGTTTTTATTTCTTGAAA includes:
- the asd gene encoding aspartate-semialdehyde dehydrogenase; this encodes MKFNVVVVGSTGLVGQRLVSMLSKHQWFNLIGITASKDKANKKYKDVVKWSLENKMPENVEEMIVYDTNIENINNLKPDIVFTSLPTDISKDFDIQLVKQGYVVISHASNNRMDKDVPLLNPEVNADHINVLKLQANRWKGRLIKVPNCATSILTLALKPIYDNFGLRHVFVSTMQALSGAGINGVSSMAILDNIIPYIEHEEEKIENESLKILGELSNESIKPNESFYVSASVHRVNVLEGHLESVFLKTDNDVSVEEIKKSLIEFKENKIKNLNLPTKPSQPIIVRNEIDRPQPRLDRNEGNGMSIVVGRIRKDNRNWIKFNVLGHNTIRGAAGNGVLIGELVAKNYNDIIQ
- a CDS encoding exodeoxyribonuclease III — encoded protein: MKILTWNVNGLRSVLSKGLPKELLNFDIIMFQEIKTDTIPDELQNLGYEIYIYPAKRKGYAGTLTMTKIKPKNVLFGIGNEEFDSEGRNITLEFDEFYVINSYFPNAQHGLTRLDYKLSFNSQMEKFLSSLKKPKIICGDFNVAHKEIDIARPKDNVNNPGFTQQERDWMTHFLELGYIDAFRIFHKEPNRYSWWSYRFHAREKNIGWRIDYCVVSSDIVKRVKDCDIMDKIMGSDHAPVYLIIE